The following are encoded together in the Desertifilum tharense IPPAS B-1220 genome:
- a CDS encoding ring-opening amidohydrolase: MRQFYGIGVAVALGEIPLERIAESDICANYSLYSSVASTSSGVELQNCEIIVLGNSPQSASDYDVSGGSEHQGPPGGGPVAAIASTHSPANTLELR; encoded by the coding sequence ATGCGACAATTCTACGGAATAGGGGTGGCGGTGGCTTTGGGAGAAATTCCCCTAGAACGCATTGCTGAAAGCGATATTTGTGCTAACTATTCTCTCTATTCCTCTGTAGCTTCGACTTCGTCGGGGGTAGAGTTGCAAAACTGCGAAATTATAGTGCTGGGAAATTCGCCCCAGTCTGCTAGCGATTATGATGTGTCTGGGGGGAGCGAACACCAGGGGCCGCCAGGGGGTGGGCCTGTGGCTGCGATCGCCTCTACCCACTCGCCCGCCAATACACTAGAGTTAAGATAA
- a CDS encoding SPFH domain-containing protein, with protein MLQAFLAILALISAIGLVGSIRVIKEAHEALVERLGRYNRRLKPGLNFIIPFIETIVIEALMSERVLEVPPQQAITKDSVSLKADAVVYWQILDLRRAYYAIDNVEMGIRNLILTMLRSDIGQMNLDETFASRKEINQSLLRQLDEGTGTWGVKITRVEVRDITPAKTVIDSMELERAAEIRKRAAILDAQGSAESMEILAQALKLDPNSREFLKFLVAQRYVEANQKLGESPNSKVVFMDPKALTHAMAELIEGQPYTGESDTNGNSSHR; from the coding sequence ATGCTGCAAGCTTTTCTGGCGATTCTGGCGTTAATTTCTGCCATTGGTTTGGTTGGTTCAATTCGCGTGATCAAAGAAGCCCACGAAGCCCTGGTTGAACGCTTAGGGCGGTATAATCGCCGCCTCAAACCCGGTCTGAATTTTATCATCCCGTTCATCGAAACCATTGTGATTGAAGCCTTGATGAGCGAACGGGTGCTAGAGGTTCCCCCGCAACAAGCGATTACGAAAGATAGCGTATCGCTCAAAGCTGACGCGGTGGTTTACTGGCAAATCCTTGACTTGCGGCGCGCCTACTATGCGATTGATAACGTAGAAATGGGGATTAGGAACCTGATTTTGACTATGTTGCGTTCCGATATTGGTCAAATGAACCTCGATGAAACCTTTGCTTCGCGTAAAGAAATCAACCAGTCGCTGTTGCGCCAACTTGATGAAGGAACCGGAACTTGGGGGGTCAAAATTACGCGGGTAGAAGTGCGAGATATTACGCCAGCCAAAACCGTGATTGATTCAATGGAGTTGGAACGGGCGGCCGAAATTCGCAAGCGGGCTGCTATTCTGGATGCCCAGGGGAGTGCAGAATCAATGGAAATTCTCGCTCAAGCCTTGAAGTTAGACCCCAATAGCCGCGAATTTCTGAAGTTCTTGGTGGCGCAACGCTATGTAGAAGCCAACCAAAAGTTAGGGGAAAGCCCAAACTCCAAAGTCGTCTTCATGGACCCCAAAGCCTTAACCCATGCAATGGCGGAATTAATTGAAGGTCAGCCTTATACGGGTGAAAGCGACACCAATGGCAACAGTTCTCACCGATAG
- a CDS encoding manganese catalase family protein, with product MFHHVKELQFNVRVSGADPRFASLLLEQFGGPNGELAAAMQYFVQAFSARQPYPDKYDMLMDIATEELSHLEIVGATITLLLDGVNGELKNAADSNMITSFFSGNMEKEQMIHQALTNPQFLALSGGGPRLTDSQGTPWSGSYVNANGDLSVDLRSDIAAESRAKLVYEHLMQFTDDPYVKETLGFLMTREVSHFKMFEAALETIQPNFPPGVLQGDPRYTHIYMNMSNGASVRGPWNQGQGTWENGESWEYVENPKEHVIETQGLVNQPVKGNQRTPEQAKEMGRKLGKQRSEEIKAAIGKGPNQWSSYPQSTPTGPNKVQDR from the coding sequence ATGTTTCATCACGTCAAAGAATTACAATTTAACGTGCGCGTATCCGGCGCAGACCCTCGCTTTGCCAGCTTACTTCTAGAACAATTTGGCGGCCCAAATGGAGAACTCGCCGCCGCCATGCAGTATTTTGTCCAAGCCTTTTCCGCCCGTCAGCCCTATCCCGATAAATACGATATGCTGATGGATATTGCCACCGAAGAATTAAGCCACTTAGAAATAGTTGGAGCCACCATTACTTTACTTTTAGATGGTGTCAACGGCGAATTGAAAAATGCCGCCGATAGTAACATGATTACCAGCTTCTTCAGCGGCAATATGGAGAAGGAACAGATGATTCACCAAGCGCTAACCAATCCTCAGTTTTTAGCGCTATCCGGTGGCGGCCCCAGACTCACCGATAGTCAAGGAACCCCCTGGTCGGGTTCTTATGTGAATGCCAATGGCGACCTTAGCGTAGACTTGCGTTCAGATATTGCGGCTGAATCTCGCGCCAAACTTGTCTATGAACACTTAATGCAATTCACCGACGATCCTTACGTGAAAGAAACGCTTGGTTTCCTGATGACGCGGGAAGTTTCCCACTTCAAGATGTTTGAAGCCGCTTTAGAAACCATTCAGCCGAACTTCCCTCCCGGCGTCCTTCAAGGCGACCCCCGTTATACCCACATCTACATGAATATGTCTAACGGTGCCAGCGTGCGCGGCCCTTGGAACCAAGGTCAGGGAACTTGGGAAAATGGCGAAAGCTGGGAATATGTCGAGAACCCCAAAGAACACGTCATCGAAACCCAAGGCTTAGTCAACCAACCCGTAAAAGGCAACCAGCGCACCCCGGAACAAGCTAAAGAAATGGGTCGCAAACTCGGAAAACAACGCAGCGAAGAGATTAAAGCCGCTATTGGGAAAGGTCCTAACCAATGGTCTAGCTATCCTCAATCAACGCCAACAGGTCCTAACAAAGTTCAAGACCGTTAG
- a CDS encoding gamma-glutamylcyclotransferase — MSDLHLAVNGTLMRGLELNGNLLAVGAIFVREAWTEPCYRLWSIGDRYPAMIRTQTGGSAIALEVWQVSPTGLSEILLKEPPGLTIGKIRLQDGEEVLGVLGEPFLCEGQQEITQFGGWRSYISQQQK; from the coding sequence ATGAGCGATCTTCATCTAGCGGTTAATGGTACCCTAATGCGGGGGTTAGAACTCAATGGCAATCTGCTAGCGGTTGGGGCTATATTTGTCCGCGAGGCTTGGACAGAACCTTGCTATCGGTTGTGGAGTATTGGCGATCGCTATCCGGCGATGATCCGCACCCAAACTGGAGGAAGCGCGATCGCTCTAGAGGTGTGGCAGGTTTCCCCTACAGGCTTAAGCGAAATTCTCCTCAAAGAACCTCCGGGTTTAACGATTGGCAAAATTCGCCTCCAAGACGGTGAAGAAGTCCTCGGTGTTTTAGGCGAACCCTTCCTTTGTGAAGGACAACAAGAAATTACCCAATTTGGGGGTTGGCGCAGCTATATTTCTCAGCAGCAAAAATAA
- a CDS encoding phosphoribosyltransferase has protein sequence MSSGVLFRDRAEAGQQLASVIAAEFPPHTEQALPIVYALPRGGLPIAEPIAQQLRCPLSAIVAKKITRPKNPELAIGAVTADGQVLWAGRKLAHILTRMTPHRLTLRDLWRLKAQKKAQDQWVQLAPWCPSQTATGAIALIVDDGIATGMTMAVAVKAVRTQNPAQIWICTPVAPQSLMPDLQAWSDRVIVLATPDPFYSVSRFYRYFPQVEMAEAIACLQQQEKWRYTG, from the coding sequence ATGTCATCTGGCGTTCTCTTTCGCGATCGCGCTGAAGCGGGTCAACAACTCGCGAGTGTCATTGCAGCCGAATTTCCCCCCCATACCGAGCAAGCTTTACCGATTGTGTATGCTTTGCCTAGGGGGGGTTTGCCGATTGCCGAGCCGATTGCTCAACAGTTACGCTGTCCGTTAAGCGCGATCGTGGCAAAAAAAATTACGCGACCCAAAAACCCAGAATTAGCCATTGGTGCAGTGACGGCGGATGGTCAAGTGCTTTGGGCGGGTCGGAAACTGGCTCATATTTTAACTCGCATGACGCCCCATCGCTTAACTCTGCGCGATCTCTGGCGGCTGAAGGCGCAAAAGAAGGCGCAAGACCAATGGGTTCAACTGGCTCCTTGGTGTCCCTCTCAGACAGCAACCGGCGCGATCGCTCTAATTGTAGATGATGGCATTGCCACCGGAATGACAATGGCTGTTGCGGTGAAGGCCGTGCGAACCCAAAACCCCGCCCAAATCTGGATTTGTACGCCTGTAGCGCCTCAAAGTTTAATGCCTGATTTGCAGGCTTGGAGCGATCGCGTTATCGTTTTGGCTACTCCCGATCCGTTCTATAGCGTCAGTCGATTTTATCGGTATTTTCCCCAGGTGGAGATGGCGGAGGCGATCGCCTGCCTACAGCAGCAAGAAAAATGGCGATACACTGGGTAA
- a CDS encoding uracil-DNA glycosylase family protein, which yields MASDEQLNLFDPVSFSEPASAPGFQPELIPTSAKIPIPPGTYRSTQELFPHCDRCFRCGLGNTRTHAVVERGNPQAPIMIIGEGPGQNEDEQGLPFVGKSGQLLEKILASVELDTNRDVYICNIVKCRPPENRKPTATEIAACKPYLLEQIRLVDPKIILLTGATSLQGLLGEKRGITKIRGEWMEWEGRLCMPIFHPAYLLRNPSRETGSPKWLMWQDIQNVKNKLDEIRATS from the coding sequence ATGGCCAGCGACGAGCAACTGAACCTATTCGATCCGGTTTCGTTTAGCGAACCGGCATCTGCACCGGGGTTTCAACCCGAACTGATTCCCACAAGTGCCAAAATTCCCATCCCGCCTGGAACTTATCGCAGTACCCAAGAACTCTTTCCCCACTGCGATCGCTGTTTTCGGTGCGGCTTAGGCAACACCCGCACCCACGCCGTTGTCGAACGGGGAAATCCCCAAGCGCCCATCATGATTATCGGTGAAGGGCCCGGACAAAATGAAGACGAACAGGGTTTACCCTTTGTAGGCAAATCCGGTCAACTTTTAGAAAAGATTCTCGCCTCCGTCGAACTCGATACTAATCGCGATGTCTATATCTGCAACATCGTCAAGTGTCGTCCTCCGGAAAACCGCAAACCCACCGCCACCGAAATTGCTGCTTGCAAACCCTACTTGCTCGAACAAATTCGCCTGGTAGACCCCAAAATTATCCTATTAACTGGGGCGACCTCCCTGCAAGGCTTGCTGGGCGAAAAACGCGGGATTACCAAAATTCGCGGCGAGTGGATGGAATGGGAAGGACGCTTATGTATGCCGATTTTTCACCCGGCTTATCTTCTGCGTAACCCTTCGCGAGAAACCGGCAGCCCAAAATGGTTGATGTGGCAAGATATCCAAAATGTCAAAAACAAATTAGACGAAATTCGCGCGACTTCCTAA